Below is a genomic region from Leucobacter exalbidus.
GTCACCCGGCGGGCTCACTAAGAGCACTCGTCGAAAAAGTCCCTTAGCTTCAGTCGCAGTTGCGAGCGCCTGCGCGATCCAACCGCCAGCAGAATCACCAGCGAGCGTGACGTTCTCGGGGTCTCCACCGAATGCAGTGATGTACCGCTGCACCCAACGAAGCGCCAGCATTACATCGTGCAGGCCTTGGTTACGAAGTTCAGCTCCAGGCCCATCTCCCAAAAAGCCCCAGGCCCCAATTCGATAATTCACAGTCACAACGATTGCTTCTGTGCCACGAGAGAGTTGCCCACCGGCGTACCACTGCGAGCTACCACTTCCTGATAAGAAGCCGCCGCCCGGAACAAAGACGATGACTGGAGCATCGTGCGAGCGGACTGGCCCTTGGATACGGAGGTGAAACGCATCAACAGTTTGCTCGAGATCAGACAGCGCCGAGCCAAGCAAGAAATCAAGGCCCCCCGGATTCTGGGGGAAGCAAGCCGGAGACGTCTGCCGCGGTGTTGACAGTTCGGCCAAACTAAACGGCCTATTCGCTTCACTTAATTGCGCATACTGGACGCCCCGCGCATCGAAGATACCGTCGGTTGCGGGCGCGGTGATTTCTCCGCCAAAGAATTCCAGTGTGCTGGTCAAAACAGTCTCTCAATTTCTCATCGTGCTCGTATGCGCAGTGCGTCCCGATAGATAGATCAGAAGCTGACAAGCTCCCGAAGCTTCGCCAAGATGGCCACTTCATCAGTCTGTTCAAACGCTCCGTATACATACTTATCGGGGCGAATCAGCAGGAAGCGCGATCGTTCACCCGACAGCTTTGACAAAGAGCCATCCAAATCGACTAGATCGATGCTGCCAGAACCGTTTGCGGCAGGCCGACGGCCAGCAGCGATCACAACGTGCCGCACGCCAAACGCTTCCCAGCCCGCGTTCAAGGGCGCCGTTCTGGCAGATCTGCCCGCGATCTCGATCAAAGACCAACCTGTACCGAGCACGGTGTCGAGAGGCATTTCTTCACCGTCGGTTGTCTGAACACGCGGTTGGCTCAGTGAGCGGCCAATCACTTCAGCAAGAGCTGGGAGGGCCGACGTAGCCGTTGCTGCCCCCGCCTCCGTGTAGACCGGAGGAGTAATAAATTTCATTCCTGAGAGGAAGTCTCGTACCTTCGGAATCAAGCAAAGGCCTCGCACTACGGTGTCCCTCAGCCGCGGCACCACAGTTCCCGTAGCCATAACAACACGGCCCACACGTCGCGAGACTTTGACCATCTTCGCGCCGTGTGTATGCCGTTCAACCTCATATGAGTCGAGCAGCTGCTCGGTTGCTCGGCCGCGTAGTGCCTCAATCAGCTTCCACGCCAGGTTCTGCGCATCGCGGATACCGGCGTTCAGCCCCTGCCCGGCGAACGGAGGCATCAAGTGCGCCGCATCTCCGATCAAGAACAGTCGATTTACCCTGTAATGCTTTGCAATTCGCTGGTGAGCAACATAGACCGCGGCGCGGCGCACGTCAGCATCGTCGAGCTGGGGCCGGAAGGGCTTAACTAGATTCCGGATCATTTCGGGACGCGTCATCTCATCAGCGTCTTCACGATCAAACAGCATGAACTCAATGCGAAGGCGGCCCTTCACGCCAGGGACCAGCACATACGGGCGCTTACCATCACAGTGGAACTCAGCAAAGGGATCTCGCTTCGCAGTCTCCCCCAGCAGGTCGATGACGATCCAACGCTGCGGCTGGGTGCTCCCTACTAGCGGAATGTTCGCGAGTTTCCGAACCGTACTCTTGCCGCCGTCTGCACCAACGAGCCACTCCGCTGCAAAACTGACGTTGGCACCGTGAGAATCCGTAGCTTCAACAGTGACCCCCCGTACGCTCTGAGACAGGCCGGTGACCTCGTGGCCGAGCTTGAAATCAATATTTGAGTGTTCAAGTGCACGATCAAAGAGAAGTTGCTCCATGACCGGCTGATCAAATTGAGACTTCGCTGGCTGCCCGATCCGAGATGGCATTGGCTTTGCAGATGCCAGAAGACGGCCATTCAGCCCAAAGTAACGACTCCCCGTGTCGAGAAGACTTTCGCTCTTCAGCGGTTCCGCAATTCCAAGGTCAGCCATCACCCGGAGCGACTCGTCGACGAGGCTGATCGCCCGGGGAAGATCCCCGGGCTGCGTCGCGCGTTCCAAGACTAAGACCGAGAATCCCGCGTCTGCCAATATCAGAGCGTGCGTCAGGCCTATCGGGCCTGCGCCGACAACAATTACGTCATTAGTTGCTGCATTCATGTTCTCAGTCCCAGTCTCAGTTCACGGACAGTCAGGGCTAACTACGCAACGATCCGGTTGCTCAGCACACCCATACCGGTGGCCTCAACTTCTACAACGTCCCCATCCTTCAAGAAGGTCGGGGGAGTCATAAAGAGCCCCACGCCACCGGGAGTTCCGGTCGCTATCACGTCACCAGCACTCAGCGCAGTGAACGAAGTGATGTACTCAATCAGCTCAGGAATGTCGAAGAGTAGCTTCTCGACGCGAGCCTGCTGTCGAATTTCACCGTTGACACGAGTTTCCAGCACGACGTCATCGATTGACTCGACCTTATCTGCCGGAACGTAGTAGGGCCCAAAAGCACCACTCTCAGGAAAGTTCTTGCCAGGGGACCACTGCCCCGTGTGGCGCTGCCAGTCACGTGCCGAAAGGTCGTTGAACAACGCATAGCCCGCAACGTACTTCCATGCTTCCTCACGAGGCACACGGTAAGCATCTTCAGCGAGCACAATCGCGATCTCGCCCTCGTAGTCGTACATGTCTGAGGGCGGCAGCGTAAGGTCGACGCCGTGCGGAGCAAGGGTGTCAGCCCAACGAATAAAGATCGTGGGGTGCGGAACATCGGCGCGCCCCGTCTCGTCCTGATGGGAGCGGTAGTTCACGCCCGCGCACACAATCTTGCCAGGGTTGTCGATGAGCGTGTGGAACGTCGTATCTTCAACGGCCTGTTTTGGGTTCTCGAGGACCTGCTCTGCTCGTTCAGGCAAGACTTTGCCGACGATAGCTTCCTTCAGTGATGTCGCTACACCTGCCCCACTTGGACCCAGGTCGTACAGCAGGCCCGCGTGTTCCGCCCCCCAGGTAAGCCCGTCTACGCCCTGATAGCTAGCAAATCGCATGTGAGTTCGTCTCCTCATTAGTACAACGTCATCGTTTGTATATGCCTGGGCGCGTAAATCAGCTACCCCGCTTGCATTGTGCATACTCTATCAAAAAATACAAAATAATCACATATCTTTAAAATATCCTAGGGTGGGACCATGGCAAGACGTGGAAACTCCGACACAATTAGCACCCAAGTGCGAAATCAACTCCGCAAGGACATCCTCGCTGGCACATGGCTGCCCGGCGAGAAACTCCTTCTATCTGAACTCTCAAAACGCTACATAACCAGCAGCACCGTGGTTCGCGAAGCCCTGACTCGGCTTTCAGGCGACGACCTCGTGCAGCTCAAACCGAATCGCGGGTTCTTTGTCCCACAGCTCTCACTAAGCGAGCTGCGGGACTTCAACGAGCTCCGATGCGTCACCGAAGGTTTAGGCATTCGTCTCGCAGTCGAGCGGGGTGATCTCACCTGGGAGTCTGAACTCATAGCTGCGCACCACTTACTCGAGCGAACCCAGCACTACCGCACAGACGAGCCCACCAAGCTTGACGACGCCTGGGTACTTGCACACGCTGCATTCCACAGGAAGCTTCTCGAGGCGTGCCAGGTTCAAGTCCTCATCGATCTCTCATCCAGGCTCGCAGACTCGACATCGCTCTACCGCAGATGGGGTGGAGTCGCTCCCGCCACGACCCCGCGAGACGTAGAGACTGAGCACCGCGAGATACTCAACGCCGTAACCGCGCGTGACGCAGAACTCGCCGCTGAGCTTCTGCGCCAGCACTACACCAGAACAACCGAGGTCATTGTCGAATCAGGTCTGGTCACAAGCGTCCCAGCACTCCAGGACTAGTCCTGGGGTGAGGGCCCGATGGGCAAATTTCAGTAAATAGTGCATGATTTACAGATTATGCACTATTCTAAATATGGCCGTGCAACCGCACCCCGCCTGCTTCAACGTCGAGGGAGACATAGATGACCAGCCATGTAATCAGTGAGATTGGGTATGTCGCACTCCAGACTACTGATATCGAGAAATCTATTCAGCACTCGCGGGACATCCTGGGTCTCGTAGAGACCGGCCGATCCGGAAACGCTGTTTTTCTGGGAAGCCGTGCCCGTGCCCACCACGAGCTCGTGTACCTTGACTCCCCAGAAGACTCACTCGGGCACATTGGCCTCGTTGCCCCGACGAGCGCGGCGCTCCACACCGTACGCCGTCGCATCATCGATGCTGGCTTCGCGATGATCAGTGACACGCCACTGCACCCTGGTGTTGCCGACGGATTCTCGTTCGTTGGGCCTGAGAACTTCGTCTTCGAGATTTACACCCAAATGGCGTCAGTCTCTCTCGTGCCGCAGAGTTTTGGGCCCGACCGCTTCGGCCACGTGAACCTGCACCCACAGCACCTAAAAGCAATGGTCGACTTCTTCGTTGACATTCTTGACTTTCGCATCTCCGACATCATCGGTGATGATTTTGCATACTTCTTGCGCTGCAACCCCGAACATCACGGCATTGCCCTCGTTAAGGGCCGGGGCTGGATGCACCACCACGCATGGCAGGTGCAAAGCATCGCAGAACTCGGCAAAGCTGGCGATCGCCTCTTCGAAAACGGCAGTGAACTACTCATGGGGCCCGTGCGTCACGGCGCCGGCCACAATATAGCCGCCTACTACGTAGAACCCAATGGTGCAGTCGTTGAGCTCTATACCGACCTCGAGATGATCTATGACGACAACAGGCCCCCCATCGTTTGGGACGCCGACGACCGTCATTGGTCTACCCGCTGGGCTACATACGATTTCACTGAGTTTCGTTCGCACGGTGTATTCCCCGCTTCTGAAGCGATTTCCAGCCACTAGCGCATCTGCGCCTACGCACGCCACATTCCAGGAGTATCCGATGTCTTCACCCGCCCCCGCGCAACCGCTCCCCCTCACGGACGCTTTCGACGACCTCTACTGGCGAGATTCCTACGAACCGATCTCCGAGACGGACGCCGAGCTAGAGACCATCGTCGCCCAGTCCGACTTGCCCACGTTGCTCGCCGCGTTGGCTGCTGTCACATCCGACACCTCGATCCTCGCAAAGCACCTGCGCCCGCCGCTCACGCCCGTCGATACCATCGGAAAACCCCACGGGGGAATGAGCCAGGAGCAGCAGTCTGAAGCGCGCGAAATTGCTCTGACGGCGCTTCGTCGCGTCAGGGACGAACAGCTCACTTCCGCGTCTCGCCTGAGCGAACATGAGACCCGAGAAATTCTCTCGTACCTAGCCAACGGCGACACCTCAGACTCTTGGTACGGGCTGCTCACCCACGAGCTCGACCTAGCTCCGGCCAAAAATGCTGCTCCCGACTGGCAGATATCTGACTTTGAAGGTAGAGAAGGCTTCGAGGTGCTCGTAGTCGGAGCTGGCCTGTCTGGCATTGCCGCCGCCTATCGACTCAATCAAGCCGAAATCAGCTTTACCCAGATTGAAACAAGCCATACGCTCGGTGGCACATGGTGGAAAAACCACTACCCCGGCGTGCGCCTGGATACCCCCACCTTTGGTTACAGTTTTTCATTTGCGCAGCGCACCGACTGGCCACACCAGTTCGCAGAAGGGCACGAGGTACGCGAGTACCTCGAGTCTGTAGCGGAACGTGGAAATATGACCGATTCGATTGAGTTCAATACGGCCCTGGTCAGCGCCATTTGGGACGAGAAGCTCAACCTGTGGCACGCCACTACACGAGACGCCGACGGGTCGGAACAGGTTCGCGACTTCAACGCGATCATTACCGGCGTCGGCCAACTTGACCACCCGTTCATTCCTGAATACCCGGGACAAGACACTTTTGCCGGAGTGCAGATGCACTCGCAAGAGTGGCAGCACGATGTGTCACTCGCCGGCAAGAAGGTAGCCGTAATTGGCACCGGCGCAAGTGCCTACCAAATCGCGCCAGCAATCGTGGACGATGTCGAAAAGCTCGCCGTGTTTCAGCGCAGTGCCCCGTGGATGCTGCCAGCCCCGACCTACCACAACGAAACTTCTGAAGCATTCCGCTGGCTCTGCCGCAAGGTGCCGTACTACGGCCAGTGGTTCCGCCTATGGATGACGCTGCTCGGCATCGAAGGCCGCATCCACACCGTCACTGCGGAGCCTGATTGGGAAGGCGCGCCACTTTCTGTATCGCCTACCAACGAGAAGGTGCGCCAAGAAATTATTGGCATGCTGCGCGACCAGCTCAACGGCGACGAAGAACTACTCGAGCGCATGACACCGAGCTACCCACCAGGGGCAA
It encodes:
- a CDS encoding flavin-containing monooxygenase; its protein translation is MSQEQQSEAREIALTALRRVRDEQLTSASRLSEHETREILSYLANGDTSDSWYGLLTHELDLAPAKNAAPDWQISDFEGREGFEVLVVGAGLSGIAAAYRLNQAEISFTQIETSHTLGGTWWKNHYPGVRLDTPTFGYSFSFAQRTDWPHQFAEGHEVREYLESVAERGNMTDSIEFNTALVSAIWDEKLNLWHATTRDADGSEQVRDFNAIITGVGQLDHPFIPEYPGQDTFAGVQMHSQEWQHDVSLAGKKVAVIGTGASAYQIAPAIVDDVEKLAVFQRSAPWMLPAPTYHNETSEAFRWLCRKVPYYGQWFRLWMTLLGIEGRIHTVTAEPDWEGAPLSVSPTNEKVRQEIIGMLRDQLNGDEELLERMTPSYPPGAKRMLRDNGVWSKTITAPQTSLVSTGISHFTPSGIVTLDGEEVELDVIIYATGFRPSDYLDPIQITGRGGVEIHDYWDGDARAFAGITVPGFPNLYMLMGPNTGGVVAGGLYFMVERAVEYALKSFKLMFETQTQAIDVTPQALDQFIADIDAENNRMAWGQPYVKTWYKNAKGRVSQVWPFPITDYWTITEQVNPEDYEFLR
- a CDS encoding GntR family transcriptional regulator, whose amino-acid sequence is MARRGNSDTISTQVRNQLRKDILAGTWLPGEKLLLSELSKRYITSSTVVREALTRLSGDDLVQLKPNRGFFVPQLSLSELRDFNELRCVTEGLGIRLAVERGDLTWESELIAAHHLLERTQHYRTDEPTKLDDAWVLAHAAFHRKLLEACQVQVLIDLSSRLADSTSLYRRWGGVAPATTPRDVETEHREILNAVTARDAELAAELLRQHYTRTTEVIVESGLVTSVPALQD
- a CDS encoding fumarylacetoacetate hydrolase family protein, whose protein sequence is MPERAEQVLENPKQAVEDTTFHTLIDNPGKIVCAGVNYRSHQDETGRADVPHPTIFIRWADTLAPHGVDLTLPPSDMYDYEGEIAIVLAEDAYRVPREEAWKYVAGYALFNDLSARDWQRHTGQWSPGKNFPESGAFGPYYVPADKVESIDDVVLETRVNGEIRQQARVEKLLFDIPELIEYITSFTALSAGDVIATGTPGGVGLFMTPPTFLKDGDVVEVEATGMGVLSNRIVA
- a CDS encoding VOC family protein, with the translated sequence MTSHVISEIGYVALQTTDIEKSIQHSRDILGLVETGRSGNAVFLGSRARAHHELVYLDSPEDSLGHIGLVAPTSAALHTVRRRIIDAGFAMISDTPLHPGVADGFSFVGPENFVFEIYTQMASVSLVPQSFGPDRFGHVNLHPQHLKAMVDFFVDILDFRISDIIGDDFAYFLRCNPEHHGIALVKGRGWMHHHAWQVQSIAELGKAGDRLFENGSELLMGPVRHGAGHNIAAYYVEPNGAVVELYTDLEMIYDDNRPPIVWDADDRHWSTRWATYDFTEFRSHGVFPASEAISSH
- a CDS encoding bifunctional 3-(3-hydroxy-phenyl)propionate/3-hydroxycinnamic acid hydroxylase; amino-acid sequence: MNAATNDVIVVGAGPIGLTHALILADAGFSVLVLERATQPGDLPRAISLVDESLRVMADLGIAEPLKSESLLDTGSRYFGLNGRLLASAKPMPSRIGQPAKSQFDQPVMEQLLFDRALEHSNIDFKLGHEVTGLSQSVRGVTVEATDSHGANVSFAAEWLVGADGGKSTVRKLANIPLVGSTQPQRWIVIDLLGETAKRDPFAEFHCDGKRPYVLVPGVKGRLRIEFMLFDREDADEMTRPEMIRNLVKPFRPQLDDADVRRAAVYVAHQRIAKHYRVNRLFLIGDAAHLMPPFAGQGLNAGIRDAQNLAWKLIEALRGRATEQLLDSYEVERHTHGAKMVKVSRRVGRVVMATGTVVPRLRDTVVRGLCLIPKVRDFLSGMKFITPPVYTEAGAATATSALPALAEVIGRSLSQPRVQTTDGEEMPLDTVLGTGWSLIEIAGRSARTAPLNAGWEAFGVRHVVIAAGRRPAANGSGSIDLVDLDGSLSKLSGERSRFLLIRPDKYVYGAFEQTDEVAILAKLRELVSF